The Pseudodesulfovibrio sp. zrk46 genome contains a region encoding:
- a CDS encoding antibiotic biosynthesis monooxygenase codes for MIAREWRCRCSKETLDAFVEHLFETGVRDTQRTCSCRGTQVLQRELDDCVEITLLTYWDSMESMVLFKGEEYKNTQPCPQGKDFGIKPDHQVTHYEVMETLSTHYFPGE; via the coding sequence ATGATAGCAAGAGAATGGCGGTGCCGGTGTTCCAAGGAGACACTGGACGCATTCGTGGAACATCTGTTCGAAACCGGAGTGAGAGATACGCAACGGACATGCAGTTGCCGCGGCACGCAAGTGCTGCAGCGCGAGCTGGACGACTGCGTCGAAATTACGTTGTTAACCTATTGGGACTCCATGGAATCCATGGTCCTGTTCAAGGGAGAAGAGTACAAAAACACGCAGCCATGCCCACAGGGAAAGGATTTCGGCATCAAGCCGGACCACCAAGTGACGCACTATGAGGTCATGGAGACCCTGAGCACCCACTACTTTCCGGGGGAGTAA